The genomic region CCCTTCCTCTACACCCTTAaattcctattcatccttcaaggtcTTACTCAGGTATCTCTTCTGAAGGCTCCCTGACTCTTTGGTGCTACCACAGCACCCCTAACATCTTTGTGCTCCTACTATACTGTTGCTGTTGTTCTTTGCGTGTTCTCCACTAGATCAAGAATTCTGCAGGATGGGGGATCCTGTCTTAATTATGTTTACGGGCCTAGTACCTGGTATTAGGCCAGGCACAGAGGAAGAACTTCATAAACAGTTTTTGATTAATGCCCAAATGGCGAGAGATGAACTACCTCTGTGCAGGGTCGGgacatttattaattcaacaaacatttactaacaTCAACTCTGGGTAGGCTCTGTTTGAGGCCTCGGGCTACATCAGATGACCACACACTGACTGCCCTCAAGgggctccttctccctcctctacCCTGATGCCCATCTCCACCCCACTGCACCCTGGGCTACAGAGAACTAGACTCTCAAAATTAGCAGGTAAAGCATAGAGACTATAGGACCTAACAGACGTAAGGAGTTTCCAGGTCTCCACTCTCACATACATCGTCCTCCTCACAACCCAATAAGACCTAAACCCAGAATTCCCCTACAAAATCATCCAGGGGTCCCAGGTCAGCCAGATCGCAGATGGACTGCTCCCACAGGTTGCTGAAagttccctcttttctcttcctatgCAGCAATCCGGGCCAAAATCTCCAGTGAGAAGGTAGTTCCTGCCAGTGCAAATCCTGCTGACACTCAAAAAATGATCCGGTATGAAATCAAACAAATAAAGGTACATGGGGACAGGACAGGGCGTTTACCCCCTTGGGCTGTTGGGAGGAGTGGGGTCTGTGTtctgggaggggtggggctgaTAGGTCAGGCTATCCAGCTTAGTGATTTTGGGATATAGATGCTGAAGTGGAAGTGGATGACATGCTGGGACCACAGAATCCTAGTGACAGTGCAAGACAGGCCCTCAATGTCCATCTAGTCCTACAGCTGCCTGTGCATGGGGCTACAATAGGTACCTCCCCTCTCACTGGAATAAACCAaggtttagatttttttaaagagagaaatgacCTAGTTGGGCCATCTGTGTGCTCCAAATCCTGAACTAgacttttacttaatttttttaggttGAGAAataagtttttcctctaagatataAAGTACACTCGCTGACCCAGTACTGCTTTTTGGTAATTGCCTTTCAGATGTTTAAAGGGTTTGAGAAAGTCAAGGATGTTCAGTATATCTATACACCTTTTGATTCCTCCCTGTGTGGTGTGAAACTAGAAGCCAACAGCCAGAAGCAGTATCTCTTGACCGGTAAGTTAAAGACCAGCAAGTGGCCCTAATAGTCTCTGTCCTAAGGCAGACAGCCAAGGAGAAGCCAAGGCTGTCCCTGAGTGGTAAGCTGAGCCAGGTGGCATTTTCTTGTGCATAAAGCAGAGCTGTGTGACTAAGAGGCAGCCTCTGATTTGGGAGGAGCCTTGGTAACCTCCCTTTCAATGTGAGTCCTCATTACAGTGATCTTGGCTGCTGCTTCACTATTTTAAGGACAGGCTGCTCTCCCAGCCTAGGACAGCTGGTTCCATTTGCAAACAGTTTTAATTGGTATAAGATTTTTGGTATCTGGAGCCAAAATCTTCCCCTCTGAAAATGCCCTTTGTGGGTTCACTCCTGCCCTCTGTTCTATGATGATCCTTCAGAGGCCTGAGGATGACAGATACTTGCACTCTAGCTCCAGGTCTGCTGGTCCTGGGTCCCAGACTCCTTCCTACTCTGGCCACCTTCTCAAATGGGATATAGCCTGTCCCTATCCCTCACCTAGCATAGGACCTTGAACTGGATGCAACACTACAGATGAGGTCTTAGTTTCACAGAGTAAAGGAGGATTGTAGTGTGCAACACCCCCACTCCCAACACACACATTATAGTTACTGTAGCCTATGACAGCATTAGTATTAGACAGCAACATTGGGTCACACTCTTGGCTCATAGTGAACCTGTGTGGCTAATTCTAGGGGGTACAGTAAAGTACAGGCCCTAACAGGAACTTTGAGTCTAACATGGTTCTGTCTCCATGAACTTGGGCCCAGGCAGGTCTCATTGATACTGAATTGATTGGGATAGAATAGCTGAAGAACCACACAAGAATATGACTGCATAGTAAACGAATGTAATACTAAATTATTTTGTAGTTCAGGAAAAGGAGGTATTTGTGTGGTTGTAAACAATTAGGGAAGCTTCATTGTGTAAGTGGGATCTAAATTGGTCCTAAaggatggaaaatatttttaaaaaaaggcaaggaaaagaaagacacagcAGGTGGGGAGAACAGGACAAGGAATTCCACTATCTGTCCATCCACTCAGCGATGAATGACCATCTACTCACTGTGAGGCCTTGGCAGGAGAGTGGAGACTCAGTAAGAAGTCACAgtcctcaaagagctcacagtctagacTTGGCTCTTGAGAAGTCACAGTCATTGGAAGCCACACTAGTAGAGGCTCCCCAGCTCTAAGGATGTAGAATTGTGCTGATCTGGGAGACTCtagatgggagaggcagaggcagggcatGCCACTGAGTCCTCCTCATCCCAGGAGCAGCAGACAAGGCCACCTCCTTCCTAAGCACCTACCCTCTGAGTGCCTAGCCTTCTGCTAGGCACTGTGGTGCATCAGGGGAAGCAAGAGGCATGCTCTCTGCCCTCAAGGTCAAGTCTAACCAAGGGTAGGGATAAATGACAAAACACAAGTCTACTGAAAAGTCATCAGTGGCGCCTATGCTCTTTAGGAGAAGGCACAGGTTCTTTTGCCTAATGCTGAAAAGCCCTTTGTGACCAGAACACTGTTGACCTCTCCAGCTTTGTCTCCTGCCATTTGTCAGTGACAGTTCTCAGCCCCTCATTTCCTCCAGAACTGAACTAAACCATTTTCTGTTGCAGAAGGTGTTCTTCTGGGTTGCACCCCTCCATCTTTGCACAGGATAGTCCCACTGTCCAGAAGTCTTTCTCCCAACTTGTCCGGCAGGTGAACTCCTACCCATTCCTTCAAGGCCCAACATAAGCATCAGCTCCTCTTAGACAGCTTCCTTGCCTCCACCCCTTCCACAGACAGAGATAActgtgctttcttttgttcttataCTGCATCTTGTATATAACCACAACAGTGTGATTTTGCCTACTTATCTGTCTGTCCTACTAGTTTTTAAGCTCCTTGGGGGCAGAGAGCCTgtcatatttatttctgtattctgGGTATCAGGTCATAGGAGTTGCTCAGTGAGTAAATGATTAAGCAACTGAAATTCTAAGAGAGGTGTGGGCTAGTGTGGTCAGGGATGGCTTTGAGGATAAGGTGGTACTGAAGAGGGGCTTTGGAAGACAGGAAAGAGTTTATAAGAAAGGGAACTTTCCcgtggggaaggagaaggagtTATCAAGATAGGTATCAATGAGGCAGGAGACTGGCCCATGTAAGATATTGGGAAGGGTTGGGAAGGAAAACGGACCTATTATGTGTTGAACATCTTCTGTGGGCCCACAACTGTGCTGGGAACTTCACAGATAtgctctcatttaatcctgacaaaaCTTTATTACTCTCATCTTCCAACTGAGAAGTTATGTGACTctcttaaggtcacacagctagtaaatgatagaaaaaaagagGGTTCCACCAAGAGTCTGACTTTAAAACCTGTGTTCTTCTCTCTGCACCGTGCTAAAGAAAAAGGCCTTTACCCCACAACTCTCCCTTGTACTATGATATAAAGATTATAGAGGTTTTTCTGGTCCCTTCATTGAGCCTTATGTCACCACTTCCACCAAAACACCATTGAAGAGGTTGCAATTCTGTGCTATTCAAGGAACTGGGCTCCTGGAGCTCCACAAGTAGATTCTTCATGCTAGGTTCTCTTGCCTCTCCCCTTGAAGGTCAGGTCCTCAATGATGGGAAAGTCTTCATTCATCTGTGCAACTACATTGAGCCCTGGGAGAACTTGTCCTTTTTGCAGAGAGAAAGTCTGAATCATCACTACCTTCTGAACTGTGGCTGCCAAGTAAGAAAATGTCCATTTCCAAGGTCTTTTGGAGGTCAGAGAAGAGTCTTGAGCCTTGCAGCCTCATTGTTCATGTATTccttcattcatgcatgcatttaTTCACTTACTATACAATACTTGAGATCTGCCAAGGATCTGGCACTGTATAAAGTTGAGGATAGGAAAGCAAGATGGTCCATAGTCCTTGATCTCAAAGTACTTAACATTTTGGCTGGGAAGGTGGCCATCAAATAAAGCTGACTGAGATAAAATAGCTACCATTTAAGGAGAATCTATTTTTTGCCAAGCCCTGTAATggtcaatttatttaaaatatttaatttagccTTTATAACAAATTTTCGAAGAATTAAGATTTCTATTTTAAGGTGAAGAAATTAACGCTCTAGGAAGTGAAGTGAGTTGCTCAAGGTCAGTGGTGGAGTAAGGACcgggtctgtctgactccagagatgCCATTAGAGAGGTAATACTGTATGTGGGGAGCACAGGGGAAGGAGAACTCAGGGGGAAGTTTGGAGACTAGGAAAGGCTCCAAAAGGCAGGGGTATTTGAGCTAGGCTGTAAGGATATGTAGGAGTCTGAAATGCAGTAATGGAAAAAGAACACTCTACTCACTTTGATGTTGTGTGGCTCTGACTCTAGATCACCACCTGCTACACACTGCCCTGTACGATCTCGGCCCGCAACGAGTGCCTCTGGACAGACTGGCTGTTGGAACAGAAGCTCTATGGGTACCAGGCCCAGCATTATGTCTGCCTGAAGCATGTTGATGGCACCTGCAGGTGGTACCAGGGCCGCCTGCCCCTCAGGAAGGAGTTTGTTGACATCATCCAGCCCTAGTAGGGACCAGTGACCAC from Equus caballus isolate H_3958 breed thoroughbred chromosome 16, TB-T2T, whole genome shotgun sequence harbors:
- the TIMP4 gene encoding metalloproteinase inhibitor 4 yields the protein MPRSPRTAPSWALLLRLLALLRPPGLGEACSCAPAHPQRHVCHSALAIRAKISSEKVVPASANPADTQKMIRYEIKQIKMFKGFEKVKDVQYIYTPFDSSLCGVKLEANSQKQYLLTGQVLNDGKVFIHLCNYIEPWENLSFLQRESLNHHYLLNCGCQITTCYTLPCTISARNECLWTDWLLEQKLYGYQAQHYVCLKHVDGTCRWYQGRLPLRKEFVDIIQP